The genomic region CGCCCAGCGAACCGCGTTTCGCACGCGTTCGATGATCAAGATCGAGGACGGTTGCGACAACTTCTGCGCGTACTGCATCGTGCCGTACGCCCGGGGCGTGCCGCGCGCCGTGGCGCTCGATGAGATACTCCGCCAGGCGACGAGTATGGTCGAATCGGGCACACGCGAGATCGTGCTCACGGGGATCAACATCGGGCGTTATGACGACGCGACATCCGGCGCACACCTTGCACAGGTCGTGGCGGCCGTGGCACGGACGGGCATCTCACGTGTCCGGATCTCATCCATCGAGCCACCGGATCTCTCCGACGAGGTCCTCGACGTGCTCGCGGCAACAGACGCGGTGTGTTCGCATCTCCACGTGCCGCTCCAGAGCGGGAGCGATCTCGTTCTAGCCGCGATGGGCCGCTCGTACGATTCCGGTGTCTACCGTGAGCGGATCGAATCGGCCCGACGGCGTCTTCCCGGATTGGCTGTGACCACCGACCTCATCGCCGGCTTGCCAGGTGAGACCGAAGCGGACCATGCGTGCACCATCGAGTTCGTGGAGCGGATCGGCTTCTCGAAGCTCCACGTCTTCCCCTACAGCGCTCGTGCGGGTACTCCTGCTGCGTCGATGGTGCAGGTTGAGCCGACAGTTAGGTCACGCCGCGCTGCGGAGCTGCGAGCCGTAGGTGAGGGCCTGCGCGCGCGGCATGCGGAGTCGCTCATGGGCCACTCCGTCGAAGTGCTCGTCGAGCGCACGGATGGCGCCACTGCAGTGGGCACAACCCGAGAGTACCTGCGCCTTCAGGTGCCTGCCCCAGGCGTCGCAGTCGGCGATGAGATCAGCGTGATTCTCTCGCCTGAGATGATCGCGTTCTGACGCGAATCCGTACGGAGTCCTGCGCCGTGCACGGTGGTAGACTGTTTGCAGTGGTCTGAATACGCGCTCACGGGCGCCTCTGATGCCGTTCATGAACCGAGGTGCAACC from Coriobacteriia bacterium harbors:
- the mtaB gene encoding tRNA (N(6)-L-threonylcarbamoyladenosine(37)-C(2))-methylthiotransferase MtaB — translated: MNGPQGGIAVSIRTLGCKVNRVESEGLAAALLEDGCVLVEPDEADVVVVNTCTVTGEADSKARKAVRQALRAAGGPVVVVTGCLASVDASSLSALGERVVVEPDKSRVAQRIRTTVPPGRTFATDAAARDTAQRTAFRTRSMIKIEDGCDNFCAYCIVPYARGVPRAVALDEILRQATSMVESGTREIVLTGINIGRYDDATSGAHLAQVVAAVARTGISRVRISSIEPPDLSDEVLDVLAATDAVCSHLHVPLQSGSDLVLAAMGRSYDSGVYRERIESARRRLPGLAVTTDLIAGLPGETEADHACTIEFVERIGFSKLHVFPYSARAGTPAASMVQVEPTVRSRRAAELRAVGEGLRARHAESLMGHSVEVLVERTDGATAVGTTREYLRLQVPAPGVAVGDEISVILSPEMIAF